TATTTGGCCAGGATATCCACCTCGATATTGACATAATCCCCGGTTTTTTTCAATCCCAGGTGGGTATCTTTCAGGGTCAGGGGAATCACTGCCACAGAAACAAACCTTCCGGCACATTCCGCCACCGTCAGGCTGATACCGTTAATGGCGACAGACCCTTTGACGGCAATATAACGTCTTAAATTTTCCGGGATCTCCAGCGTGATCACGGCTGAATTTCCCTTTTTTTCAATGGAGGATATGGGAGCGATCCCGTCCACGTGTCCCTGGACAAAGTGTCCGCCAAAGCGACTGTTTGCCGCCATGGCCCGCTCCAGATTCACCCGCGAACCGGGACGAAAGAAAGCCAGGGTCGTCTTTCGGATGGTTTCCTGAACCGCCTGGGCCGTAAAGCCA
The DNA window shown above is from Candidatus Neomarinimicrobiota bacterium and carries:
- a CDS encoding riboflavin synthase, producing MFTGLIEEVGTIRRVKDNTEGKFFEIAAQKVLEDLKIGDSIAVDGTCLSVVSVLKDGFTAQAVQETIRKTTLAFFRPGSRVNLERAMAANSRFGGHFVQGHVDGIAPISSIEKKGNSAVITLEIPENLRRYIAVKGSVAINGISLTVAECAGRFVSVAVIPLTLKDTHLGLKKTGDYVNIEVDILAKYVARQLSGNSENETPLEKKITSWGYKKT